One segment of Candidatus Paceibacterota bacterium DNA contains the following:
- a CDS encoding RDD family protein, producing the protein MANTQLLDYIKQQMALGLSRETIQSNLATSGGGWSLADINEAFSSLGIGQNIPTAPAKYAGFWIRFVAFMVDQVILIIPVIIIQIVVAVVITSIGIKISNGADEFIGYTVPLLVLWIYFSLMTYYKGATLGKMLVGITVKSDDLKKLSLKKVVLRETVGKFASGIILGIGYIVAGFTERKRAVHDMFAHSVVVYKDPSQSHKAGLIVGIIIATILPIIMIVGILSSVVLVSLNTAREKGRDARTRANIMSIRANAEIYYSINNNSYSTANNCSSGMFADKNIQAIISNMTDTKVTCYAEDKSYAVSAKLSTPGSSYCIDNEGYSGEGMAVDMGSKASCGGLI; encoded by the coding sequence AAGCAACAGATGGCTCTAGGTTTGAGTAGGGAGACAATACAAAGTAATCTAGCTACTTCTGGTGGGGGATGGTCTTTGGCAGATATTAACGAGGCTTTCTCTTCTTTGGGGATTGGTCAAAATATACCAACAGCTCCAGCTAAATATGCAGGTTTTTGGATTAGGTTTGTTGCTTTTATGGTAGATCAGGTCATTCTTATTATTCCAGTTATTATTATACAGATAGTTGTTGCAGTGGTTATTACCTCAATAGGAATTAAAATTTCTAATGGTGCGGATGAGTTCATAGGTTACACGGTACCTTTGCTGGTGTTATGGATATATTTTTCTTTGATGACATATTACAAGGGTGCAACTCTTGGAAAAATGTTGGTTGGAATAACTGTAAAATCAGATGATCTTAAAAAACTTTCTTTAAAGAAAGTTGTTTTACGTGAGACAGTTGGAAAGTTTGCATCAGGTATTATTTTGGGTATTGGTTATATTGTTGCAGGTTTCACCGAGAGGAAACGAGCGGTCCATGACATGTTTGCTCATAGTGTTGTAGTTTATAAAGATCCATCACAATCACATAAGGCAGGTTTAATCGTCGGTATTATCATAGCTACTATCCTTCCAATTATTATGATAGTAGGAATTCTGTCTTCTGTTGTATTAGTTTCACTCAATACTGCTCGTGAGAAAGGACGAGATGCTAGAACGAGGGCAAATATAATGAGTATTAGAGCAAATGCTGAAATCTATTATTCTATCAATAATAATTCTTATTCTACAGCAAATAATTGTTCATCAGGTATGTTTGCAGATAAAAATATTCAAGCAATTATTTCAAACATGACGGATACAAAGGTAACTTGTTATGCAGAAGATAAAAGTTATGCTGTATCAGCAAAATTAAGCACTCCAGGTTCTAGTTATTGTATAGACAATGAAGGTTATTCGGGTGAAGGTATGGCAGTTGATATGGGATCAAAAGCTTCGTGCGGTGGTCTTATATAA
- a CDS encoding DUF5652 family protein encodes MMQSWYGQSFSVSPVTVIGLGAVAVIIGIIVIVLKGYALWHAARRDEKWWFIALLVINTIGILELVYLFFVVGKWHKFAEPKSTESNTTPQV; translated from the coding sequence ATGATGCAATCATGGTACGGTCAGTCTTTTAGTGTCAGTCCAGTAACAGTTATAGGCCTAGGTGCAGTAGCTGTTATCATAGGAATTATCGTTATTGTCCTCAAAGGTTATGCTTTGTGGCATGCAGCTCGTAGAGATGAGAAGTGGTGGTTTATCGCTCTTCTAGTCATCAACACTATCGGTATTCTTGAGCTCGTATACCTATTCTTCGTAGTAGGAAAGTGGCACAAGTTTGCTGAACCAAAGAGTACGGAGAGTAATACAACGCCTCAGGTTTAG